In the genome of Metabacillus litoralis, the window AGAAATATAGTTCTATATATGGATATGTGGAAGATTTATTGACCATATGTAATGATATGGATATAAGTAATGCCACCTTTGTGGGGCACTCAGTTGGTGGAATGATCGGTATGTTAGCATCTATTCAGCAGCCAGAGTTGTTTTCGAACCTGATCATGATTGGGCCGTCACCCTCCTTCTTGAATGAAGCACCAGAGTACAATGGAGGGTTTGATAAAGAGGAGCTTGATTCTTTATTAAATCTGTTGGTGAAAAATTACTTTGACTGGACTACAACCATTTCTGAATCGATTATGAATGGTTCTGAACAAACTGAAATGAAGATGGAGATAGAAGACCACTTTCGTAAGAATCATCCTAATATTACATACCGCTTTGCTGAGGTTTGTTTTTTTACAGATTACCGAAAGCATTTACCAAACGTTTCGGTTCCAACTTACATTATACAAAGTGCAAACGATGTTTTTGTGCCCAAAGAAGTTACCGACTATATGAAAGAGCAGATTCCAGAATGTGCAGTTAGCTATTCGACAGCTATAGGTCATTGTCCGCATATTAGTCATCCGAAAGAAATTTCCCATTTAATCAAAAGTCATCTGAATACCTATGGTGTTATGTAATGGAAACGAATGTAAATAACATACCAGGCGGGTATTTGACTCTTTCACCTAATTTCAAAATTTTGTCAGTTAATCAAACATTACTGCAATTCATTCACTATGATAGTGAACAATTGATTGGAAAGAGTATTCGCTCCATCCTTTCAAAATCCGCACAAGCATTCTTTCAATTTGCTTTTTACCCGCTTATTATCCAGAATAAACG includes:
- a CDS encoding alpha/beta fold hydrolase; the protein is MSTDALTRNNVTVKGKGTKRVIFAPGFGFDQKVWEAVSESFEDEFQVILFDYVGFGNSDLLAYTPKKYSSIYGYVEDLLTICNDMDISNATFVGHSVGGMIGMLASIQQPELFSNLIMIGPSPSFLNEAPEYNGGFDKEELDSLLNLLVKNYFDWTTTISESIMNGSEQTEMKMEIEDHFRKNHPNITYRFAEVCFFTDYRKHLPNVSVPTYIIQSANDVFVPKEVTDYMKEQIPECAVSYSTAIGHCPHISHPKEISHLIKSHLNTYGVM